One Ictalurus furcatus strain D&B chromosome 24, Billie_1.0, whole genome shotgun sequence DNA segment encodes these proteins:
- the card11 gene encoding caspase recruitment domain-containing protein 11 isoform X2 produces MENGGSENILDDEEALWENVEKNRYILCRYINPNKLTSYLRQCKVIDEQDEDEVLNSLLLQTKATRAGRLLDILHTKGERGYVVFLESLELYYPDLYKMVTGKEPTRRCSSIVVEEGPEGLTQFLMNEVMKLQQQAKAKDVQRVDIMAKCRTLEDEQKKLRLANQELRTFQERYNKIKEERNNCNDELIKVKDDNYQLAMRYAQLSEEKNMAIMRSRDLQLEIDQLKHKLNKVEEECKMERKQSLKLKNDIENRPRKEQIYELERENEVLKIKLQELQSLIQPGPLTDSDKALRDILEHDRQEALEDRQELVNRLYNLHEELRQAEELRDKYLEEKEDLELKCSTLVKDCEMYKNRMNTIMFQLEEVERERDQAFRARDDAQNQVSQCLIDKDKYRKQIRELEERSDELHIEIMRKEAKIVTLESRLRRLSKDQGVDLTQSLSRDIIPVTKFLNIEHADNKMEGPSEDSGEETSEDMFFFTPSTEVPPKIKRRPNLKGIRAKSPISPPKLLDFQAAHHTNGEISEIISPDAHSMMINSPFSTQQARNRNHSIMSTTAEPPEKASILRRTKEGDQEFLPRCLDTVDSDGDIDDTDTYGPPSIHSSSSSHQSEGMDSYDLEQVNNIFRKFSLERPFRPSLTSCARPTTLPPVQELSLIGDTLLNDITLVGGNDSGIFVSSVLPGSSAEKAGLRMGHHLLWLNGCIRGESQSLPLDTCTQEEAHWTLQRCTGPVQLHYRSNFEGYRRLQKDIEEGRAVSGDSFYIRVNLNISGQLDSCSLSVRCDEVLHVLDTRYQGKCEWLCARVDPYTDKDLEKGTIPSYSRAQQLLLVKIQKLMCRGSREETDSLRGLRNTLQPEEAAPSDPKCSPRMSRASIFICQILQFVSRADNKYKRMDSNDRVRILNAGNLSSLPKQGFETMKPEDTSDSESDLNKSDLNLIPYSPVTPHHCPRKRPVLFSPNILAKTIVQKFLNSGGAMEFNICKPDILTKEEFLMKQKIEPIIFSKERQASTYECITPENIEAVAFKSKHCLLEADLSCAKELLRREIYPIVIFIKICDRNIKKFKRLLLKVDSFPQEEDFLKMCRAKEKELEALPCLYATVEPDSWSGVEDLLRLIKDKILEEQKKTVWVEQDLL; encoded by the exons ATGGAGAACGGAGGGTCTGAAAACATCCTGGATGATGAGGAGGCGCTGTGGGAGAATGTCGAGAAGAACCGGTACATCCTGTGCCGTTACATTAACCCCAACAAGCTGACCTCCTATCTAAGGCAGTGCAAGGTCATTGACGAACAGGACGAGGACGAGGTGCTAAACTCCTTACTGCTGCAGACAAAGGCCACCCGTGcag GTCGACTGCTGGACATTCTTCACACTAAAGGCGAGCGAGGCTATGTAGTATTCTTGGAAAGTTTGGAGTTATACTACCCTGACCTATACAAGATGGTGACAGGCAAAGAACCCACTCGGAGGTGCTCTTCTATTGTTG TGGAGGAAGGCCCTGAGGGTCTGACCCAGTTCCTAATGAACGAAGTGATGAAGCTGCAACAACAGGCTAAGGCCAAGGATGTGCAGCGCGTGGACATCATGGCCAAGTGCCGCACGCTAGAGGACGAACAGAAGAAGCTGCGTCTAGCCAACCAGGAGCTGCGCACCTTCCAGGAGCGCTATAACAAGATAAAGGAGGAACGGAACAACTGCAACGATGAGCTCATTAAAGTGAAGGATGACAATTACCAGCTGGCCATGCGCTATGCTCAGCTCAGCGAAGAGAAGAACATGGCCATCATGAGGAGTCGAGACCTGCAGCTGGAG ATTGACCAGCTGAAGCACAAGCTGAACAAGGTGGAGGAGGAATGCAAGATGGAGAGGAAACAGTCTCTAAAACTGAAGAACGATATCGAGAACCGTCCTCGCAAAGAGCAGATCTATGAGCTAGAGCGAGAAAACGAAGTTCTGAAAATCAAACTCCAGGAGCTACAGTCTCTCATACAG CCTGGGCCACTGACGGATTCAGACAAGGCCCTCCGGGACATCCTGGAACACGACCGCCAGGAAGCTCTGGAGGATCGGCAAGAGCTGGTGAACAGACTTTATAACCTGCACGAAGAATTGCGGCAGGCCGAGGAGCTCAGGGACAAG TATCTCGAGGAGAAGGAGGACCTTGAGCTGAAATGTTCCACTCTGGTGAAGGACTGTGAGATGTATAAGAACCGTATGAATACCATCATGTTCCAACTGGAGGAAGTGGAACGTGAACGGGACCAG GCATTTCGAGCTAGAGACGATGCCCAGAACCAGGTGTCTCAGTGTCTGATTGACAAAGACAAGTACCGTAAGCAGATACGGGAGCTGGAGGAGAGGAGTGATGAGCTGCACATCGAGATAATGCGTAAAGAAGCTAAGATAGTCACATTAGAGTCCAGACTAAGGCGCCTCTCCAAAGACCAAGGGGTGGATCTTACCCAG AGTTTATCTCGAGACATTATACCGGTGACCAAATTTCTGAACATTGAGCATGCAGACAACAAGATGGAGGGGCCGTCCGAGGACTCTGGGGAGGAGACTTCAGAGGACATGTTCTTTTTCACACCCAGCACTGAAGTCCCACCAAAGATTAAACGCAGACCAAATCTCAAAGGG ATAAGAGCGAAATCACCAATCTCTCCACCCAAATTGTTGGATTTCCAAG CTGCGCATCATACCAATGGGGAGATCTCAGAAATCATAAGCCCAGATGCTCACTCCATGATGATAAACTCCCCCTTCAGCACACAA CAAGCCCGTAACAGAAACCATAGCATCATGTCCACAACAGCTGAGCCTCCAGAGAAGGCATCCATCCTCAGGAGGACTAAAGAAGGAGATCAGGAATTCCTGCCACGATG CCTTGATACAGTGGATTCCGATGGAGACATAG ATGATACAGACACATACGGCCCACCCTCCATCCACTCTTCTTCATCCTCCCATCAGTCAGAGGGTATGGACTCTTATGATCTGGAGCAGGTCAACAACATCTTCAGGAAATTTTCACTAGAGAG ACCATTCCGTCCATCTCTAACGTCCTGCGCTCGTCCTACCACTTTGCCCCCAGTGCAGGAGCTTTCTCTCATCGGAGACACTCTCTTGAATGACATTACTCTGGTTGGGGGCAATGACAGCGGCATATTTGTTTCCTCTGTTCTTCCTGGCTCCAGCGCTGAAAAGGCTGGCTTAAGAATGGGACACCACCTCTTATGG CTGAATGGCTGTATTCGGGGAGAAAGCCAGAGCTTACCTTTGGACACGTGCACTCAGGAAGAGGCTCACTGGACACTTCAGAGATGCACTGGCCCTGTCCAGCTCCATTACAGAAGTAACTTTGAGG GTTACAGGCGTCTGCAGAAGGACATAGAGGAGGGCCGAGCAGTGTCGGGCGACTCGTTCTACATCCGTGTCAACCTGAACATCTCCGGCCAGTTAGACAGCTGCTCACTGAGCGTCCGGTGTGACGAAGTGCTCCATGTTTTGGACACACGGTACCAGGGCAAGTGTGAGTGGCTGTGTGCGCGTGTAGACCCATATACCGACAAGGACCTGGAGAAGGGCACCATCCCCAGCTACAGCAG GGCCCAGCAGCTTCTCCTGGTGAAGATCCAGAAGCTGATGTGTCGTGGCAGCCGAGAAGAGACAGATAGTCTGAGGGGACTTAGG AATACGTTGCAGCCTGAGGAAGCCGCTCCATCAGACCCTAAGTGCAGTCCACGCATGTCCAGAGCCAGCATCTTCATCTGTCAGATCCTGCAG TTTGTCAGCAGGGCAGATAACAAGTACAAGAGGATGGACAGCAACGATCGTGTGCGCATCCTCAACGCTGGCAATCTGTCATCTCTTCCCAAACAGGGCTTTGAAACCATGAAGCCTGAGG ATACATCCGACTCGGAGAGCGATCTGAACAAGAGCGATCTAAACCTGATCCCATACAGTCCGGTGACGCCACATCACTGCCCACGCAAACGCCCCGTGCTCTTCTCTCCCAACATCCTGGCCAAAACCATCGTCCAGAAGTTCCTCAACTCTGGGGGAGCCATGGAGTTCAACATTTGCAAGCCAG ACATCCTGACAAAAGAGGAGTTCCTTATGAAGCAGAAGATAGAGCCTATAATCTTCTCAAAGGAAAGGCAGGCGAGCACGTACGAGTGTATCACCCCTGAGAACATCGAAGCTGTCGCCTTTAAG AGTAAACACTGTCTCCTGGAAGCAGATCTGAGCTGTGCAAAAGAGTTGCTCAGGAGAGAAATCTACCCCATCGTTATCTTCATCAAGATCTGCGACAGGAACATCAAGAAATTTAA GAGGCTGCTTTTGAAGGTGGACTCCTTCCCTCAGGAGGAGGATTTCCTGAAGATGTGCCGCGCTAAGGAGAAAGAGCTGGAAGCCCTGCCGTGTCTCTATGCCACCGTTGAACCCGATTCCTGGAGTGGGGTGGAGGATCTCCTCAGGCTCATTAAGGACAAGATCCTGGAAGAGCAGAAGAAAACGGTGTGGGTGGAGCAAGATCTGCTGTAG
- the card11 gene encoding caspase recruitment domain-containing protein 11 isoform X1 has protein sequence MENGGSENILDDEEALWENVEKNRYILCRYINPNKLTSYLRQCKVIDEQDEDEVLNSLLLQTKATRAGRLLDILHTKGERGYVVFLESLELYYPDLYKMVTGKEPTRRCSSIVVEEGPEGLTQFLMNEVMKLQQQAKAKDVQRVDIMAKCRTLEDEQKKLRLANQELRTFQERYNKIKEERNNCNDELIKVKDDNYQLAMRYAQLSEEKNMAIMRSRDLQLEIDQLKHKLNKVEEECKMERKQSLKLKNDIENRPRKEQIYELERENEVLKIKLQELQSLIQPGPLTDSDKALRDILEHDRQEALEDRQELVNRLYNLHEELRQAEELRDKYLEEKEDLELKCSTLVKDCEMYKNRMNTIMFQLEEVERERDQAFRARDDAQNQVSQCLIDKDKYRKQIRELEERSDELHIEIMRKEAKIVTLESRLRRLSKDQGVDLTQSLSRDIIPVTKFLNIEHADNKMEGPSEDSGEETSEDMFFFTPSTEVPPKIKRRPNLKGIRAKSPISPPKLLDFQAAHHTNGEISEIISPDAHSMMINSPFSTQQARNRNHSIMSTTAEPPEKASILRRTKEGDQEFLPRCLDTVDSDGDIDDTDTYGPPSIHSSSSSHQSEGMDSYDLEQVNNIFRKFSLERPFRPSLTSCARPTTLPPVQELSLIGDTLLNDITLVGGNDSGIFVSSVLPGSSAEKAGLRMGHHLLWLNGCIRGESQSLPLDTCTQEEAHWTLQRCTGPVQLHYRSNFEGYRRLQKDIEEGRAVSGDSFYIRVNLNISGQLDSCSLSVRCDEVLHVLDTRYQGKCEWLCARVDPYTDKDLEKGTIPSYSRAQQLLLVKIQKLMCRGSREETDSLRGLRNTLQPEEAAPSDPKCSPRMSRASIFICQILQFVSRADNKYKRMDSNDRVRILNAGNLSSLPKQGFETMKPEGRFRIVDTSDSESDLNKSDLNLIPYSPVTPHHCPRKRPVLFSPNILAKTIVQKFLNSGGAMEFNICKPDILTKEEFLMKQKIEPIIFSKERQASTYECITPENIEAVAFKSKHCLLEADLSCAKELLRREIYPIVIFIKICDRNIKKFKRLLLKVDSFPQEEDFLKMCRAKEKELEALPCLYATVEPDSWSGVEDLLRLIKDKILEEQKKTVWVEQDLL, from the exons ATGGAGAACGGAGGGTCTGAAAACATCCTGGATGATGAGGAGGCGCTGTGGGAGAATGTCGAGAAGAACCGGTACATCCTGTGCCGTTACATTAACCCCAACAAGCTGACCTCCTATCTAAGGCAGTGCAAGGTCATTGACGAACAGGACGAGGACGAGGTGCTAAACTCCTTACTGCTGCAGACAAAGGCCACCCGTGcag GTCGACTGCTGGACATTCTTCACACTAAAGGCGAGCGAGGCTATGTAGTATTCTTGGAAAGTTTGGAGTTATACTACCCTGACCTATACAAGATGGTGACAGGCAAAGAACCCACTCGGAGGTGCTCTTCTATTGTTG TGGAGGAAGGCCCTGAGGGTCTGACCCAGTTCCTAATGAACGAAGTGATGAAGCTGCAACAACAGGCTAAGGCCAAGGATGTGCAGCGCGTGGACATCATGGCCAAGTGCCGCACGCTAGAGGACGAACAGAAGAAGCTGCGTCTAGCCAACCAGGAGCTGCGCACCTTCCAGGAGCGCTATAACAAGATAAAGGAGGAACGGAACAACTGCAACGATGAGCTCATTAAAGTGAAGGATGACAATTACCAGCTGGCCATGCGCTATGCTCAGCTCAGCGAAGAGAAGAACATGGCCATCATGAGGAGTCGAGACCTGCAGCTGGAG ATTGACCAGCTGAAGCACAAGCTGAACAAGGTGGAGGAGGAATGCAAGATGGAGAGGAAACAGTCTCTAAAACTGAAGAACGATATCGAGAACCGTCCTCGCAAAGAGCAGATCTATGAGCTAGAGCGAGAAAACGAAGTTCTGAAAATCAAACTCCAGGAGCTACAGTCTCTCATACAG CCTGGGCCACTGACGGATTCAGACAAGGCCCTCCGGGACATCCTGGAACACGACCGCCAGGAAGCTCTGGAGGATCGGCAAGAGCTGGTGAACAGACTTTATAACCTGCACGAAGAATTGCGGCAGGCCGAGGAGCTCAGGGACAAG TATCTCGAGGAGAAGGAGGACCTTGAGCTGAAATGTTCCACTCTGGTGAAGGACTGTGAGATGTATAAGAACCGTATGAATACCATCATGTTCCAACTGGAGGAAGTGGAACGTGAACGGGACCAG GCATTTCGAGCTAGAGACGATGCCCAGAACCAGGTGTCTCAGTGTCTGATTGACAAAGACAAGTACCGTAAGCAGATACGGGAGCTGGAGGAGAGGAGTGATGAGCTGCACATCGAGATAATGCGTAAAGAAGCTAAGATAGTCACATTAGAGTCCAGACTAAGGCGCCTCTCCAAAGACCAAGGGGTGGATCTTACCCAG AGTTTATCTCGAGACATTATACCGGTGACCAAATTTCTGAACATTGAGCATGCAGACAACAAGATGGAGGGGCCGTCCGAGGACTCTGGGGAGGAGACTTCAGAGGACATGTTCTTTTTCACACCCAGCACTGAAGTCCCACCAAAGATTAAACGCAGACCAAATCTCAAAGGG ATAAGAGCGAAATCACCAATCTCTCCACCCAAATTGTTGGATTTCCAAG CTGCGCATCATACCAATGGGGAGATCTCAGAAATCATAAGCCCAGATGCTCACTCCATGATGATAAACTCCCCCTTCAGCACACAA CAAGCCCGTAACAGAAACCATAGCATCATGTCCACAACAGCTGAGCCTCCAGAGAAGGCATCCATCCTCAGGAGGACTAAAGAAGGAGATCAGGAATTCCTGCCACGATG CCTTGATACAGTGGATTCCGATGGAGACATAG ATGATACAGACACATACGGCCCACCCTCCATCCACTCTTCTTCATCCTCCCATCAGTCAGAGGGTATGGACTCTTATGATCTGGAGCAGGTCAACAACATCTTCAGGAAATTTTCACTAGAGAG ACCATTCCGTCCATCTCTAACGTCCTGCGCTCGTCCTACCACTTTGCCCCCAGTGCAGGAGCTTTCTCTCATCGGAGACACTCTCTTGAATGACATTACTCTGGTTGGGGGCAATGACAGCGGCATATTTGTTTCCTCTGTTCTTCCTGGCTCCAGCGCTGAAAAGGCTGGCTTAAGAATGGGACACCACCTCTTATGG CTGAATGGCTGTATTCGGGGAGAAAGCCAGAGCTTACCTTTGGACACGTGCACTCAGGAAGAGGCTCACTGGACACTTCAGAGATGCACTGGCCCTGTCCAGCTCCATTACAGAAGTAACTTTGAGG GTTACAGGCGTCTGCAGAAGGACATAGAGGAGGGCCGAGCAGTGTCGGGCGACTCGTTCTACATCCGTGTCAACCTGAACATCTCCGGCCAGTTAGACAGCTGCTCACTGAGCGTCCGGTGTGACGAAGTGCTCCATGTTTTGGACACACGGTACCAGGGCAAGTGTGAGTGGCTGTGTGCGCGTGTAGACCCATATACCGACAAGGACCTGGAGAAGGGCACCATCCCCAGCTACAGCAG GGCCCAGCAGCTTCTCCTGGTGAAGATCCAGAAGCTGATGTGTCGTGGCAGCCGAGAAGAGACAGATAGTCTGAGGGGACTTAGG AATACGTTGCAGCCTGAGGAAGCCGCTCCATCAGACCCTAAGTGCAGTCCACGCATGTCCAGAGCCAGCATCTTCATCTGTCAGATCCTGCAG TTTGTCAGCAGGGCAGATAACAAGTACAAGAGGATGGACAGCAACGATCGTGTGCGCATCCTCAACGCTGGCAATCTGTCATCTCTTCCCAAACAGGGCTTTGAAACCATGAAGCCTGAGG GCCGCTTTCGTATTGTAGATACATCCGACTCGGAGAGCGATCTGAACAAGAGCGATCTAAACCTGATCCCATACAGTCCGGTGACGCCACATCACTGCCCACGCAAACGCCCCGTGCTCTTCTCTCCCAACATCCTGGCCAAAACCATCGTCCAGAAGTTCCTCAACTCTGGGGGAGCCATGGAGTTCAACATTTGCAAGCCAG ACATCCTGACAAAAGAGGAGTTCCTTATGAAGCAGAAGATAGAGCCTATAATCTTCTCAAAGGAAAGGCAGGCGAGCACGTACGAGTGTATCACCCCTGAGAACATCGAAGCTGTCGCCTTTAAG AGTAAACACTGTCTCCTGGAAGCAGATCTGAGCTGTGCAAAAGAGTTGCTCAGGAGAGAAATCTACCCCATCGTTATCTTCATCAAGATCTGCGACAGGAACATCAAGAAATTTAA GAGGCTGCTTTTGAAGGTGGACTCCTTCCCTCAGGAGGAGGATTTCCTGAAGATGTGCCGCGCTAAGGAGAAAGAGCTGGAAGCCCTGCCGTGTCTCTATGCCACCGTTGAACCCGATTCCTGGAGTGGGGTGGAGGATCTCCTCAGGCTCATTAAGGACAAGATCCTGGAAGAGCAGAAGAAAACGGTGTGGGTGGAGCAAGATCTGCTGTAG